Proteins encoded within one genomic window of Rhododendron vialii isolate Sample 1 chromosome 1a, ASM3025357v1:
- the LOC131303453 gene encoding uncharacterized protein LOC131303453 isoform X1: protein MSGTPRVRSTNGVDSEFRPVLGPKGNKAQRSVSSRKPLTKPLRKMEKSMEQEEGVMVFAEEKNGLTSSATVVAPLTPPLRSVSRQEQLLHASLSRSASCSSDASSDSVHSRASTGRMYRSNGIAVQRRQLALKSKTSVLDGISEPLADSLQLKKRCAWVTPHTDPHYATFHDEEWGLPVHDDKKLFELLVFSGALAELTWPAILSKRHVFREVFADFDPIMVAKFDEKKITAPGSTASSLVSELKLRAIIENARQMSKVIDEFGSFDKYIWSFVNYKPIISRFRYPRQVPVKTPKADAISKDLVRRGFRSVGPTVVYSFMQVAGITNDHLISCFRFHECVMAAEGKEVNEVILDGVDEKKTGEAMEPEIRRAIDELSLALE, encoded by the exons ATGTCAGGAACTCCGAGAGTTAGGTCGACGAATGGGGTTGATTCGGAGTTCAGGCCTGTTCTTGGACCCAAAGGAAACAAGGCACAGAGGTCAGTGAGTTCGCGGAAACCCTTAACCAAGCCTCTGAGAAAGATGGAGAAATCGATGGAGCAGGAGGAGGGGGTTATGGTATTTGCTGAAGAGAAGAATGGCTTAACATCATCAGCTACTGTTGTTGCGCCGTTAACGCCTCCTTTGCGTTCAGTTAGTAGGCAAGAGCAGTTACTTCATGCTAGTTTATCACGCAGTGCTTCATGTTCGTCTGATGCGTCTTCGGATTCGGTTCATAGCCGTGCATCAACTGGTCGTATGTATAGGTCGAACGGTATAGCAGTCCAGAGGAGGCAATTGGCTTTGAAGTCGAAAACTAGTGTTCTTGATGGTATTTCAGAGCCTCTAGCAGATAGCTTACAACTAAAGAAAAGGTGTGCCTGGGTGACACCCCATACTG ACCCTCATTATGCCACTTTCCACGACGAGGAATGGGGACTCCCTGTGCATGACGACAA GAAATTGTTTGAGCTTCTTGTCTTTTCAGGGGCTTTGGCTGAACTTACATGGCCTGCCATTCTTAGCAAAAGGCACGTATTCAG AGAAGTCTTTGCAGATTTTGATCCTATTATGGTGGCAAAATTCGATGAGAAGAAGATAACAGCACCTGGAAGCACTGCAAGCTCATTAGTTTCAGAGCTCAAATTGCGTGCCATTATTGAGAATGCACGCCAAATGTCGAAG GTCATAGACGAATTTGGGTCATTCGACAAATACATCTGGAGCTTTGTGAATTACAAGCCTATAATTAGCAGATTCCGTTACCCTCGCCAAGTCCCTGTAAAGACCCCAAAAGCAGACGCAATTAGCAAAGACTTAGTGAGGAGGGGTTTCCGGAGCGTGGGACCCACCGTAGTGTACTCATTCATGCAAGTAGCAGGTATAACAAACGATCACCTAATTAGCTGCTTCAGATTCCACGAATGCGTAATGGCAGCAGAGGGAAAGGAAGTGAATGAGGTCATTTTGGATGGTGTTGATGAAAAGAAAACAGGTGAAGCGATGGAACCGGAAATACGCAGGGCTATAGATGAACTGAGTCTCGCTTTGGAATGA
- the LOC131303453 gene encoding uncharacterized protein LOC131303453 isoform X2: MSGTPRVRSTNGVDSEFRPVLGPKGNKAQRSVSSRKPLTKPLRKMEKSMEQEEGVMVFAEEKNGLTSSATVVAPLTPPLRSVSRQEQLLHASLSRSASCSSDASSDSVHSRASTGRMYRSNGIAVQRRQLALKSKTSVLDGISEPLADSLQLKKRCAWVTPHTGALAELTWPAILSKRHVFREVFADFDPIMVAKFDEKKITAPGSTASSLVSELKLRAIIENARQMSKVIDEFGSFDKYIWSFVNYKPIISRFRYPRQVPVKTPKADAISKDLVRRGFRSVGPTVVYSFMQVAGITNDHLISCFRFHECVMAAEGKEVNEVILDGVDEKKTGEAMEPEIRRAIDELSLALE, from the exons ATGTCAGGAACTCCGAGAGTTAGGTCGACGAATGGGGTTGATTCGGAGTTCAGGCCTGTTCTTGGACCCAAAGGAAACAAGGCACAGAGGTCAGTGAGTTCGCGGAAACCCTTAACCAAGCCTCTGAGAAAGATGGAGAAATCGATGGAGCAGGAGGAGGGGGTTATGGTATTTGCTGAAGAGAAGAATGGCTTAACATCATCAGCTACTGTTGTTGCGCCGTTAACGCCTCCTTTGCGTTCAGTTAGTAGGCAAGAGCAGTTACTTCATGCTAGTTTATCACGCAGTGCTTCATGTTCGTCTGATGCGTCTTCGGATTCGGTTCATAGCCGTGCATCAACTGGTCGTATGTATAGGTCGAACGGTATAGCAGTCCAGAGGAGGCAATTGGCTTTGAAGTCGAAAACTAGTGTTCTTGATGGTATTTCAGAGCCTCTAGCAGATAGCTTACAACTAAAGAAAAGGTGTGCCTGGGTGACACCCCATACTG GGGCTTTGGCTGAACTTACATGGCCTGCCATTCTTAGCAAAAGGCACGTATTCAG AGAAGTCTTTGCAGATTTTGATCCTATTATGGTGGCAAAATTCGATGAGAAGAAGATAACAGCACCTGGAAGCACTGCAAGCTCATTAGTTTCAGAGCTCAAATTGCGTGCCATTATTGAGAATGCACGCCAAATGTCGAAG GTCATAGACGAATTTGGGTCATTCGACAAATACATCTGGAGCTTTGTGAATTACAAGCCTATAATTAGCAGATTCCGTTACCCTCGCCAAGTCCCTGTAAAGACCCCAAAAGCAGACGCAATTAGCAAAGACTTAGTGAGGAGGGGTTTCCGGAGCGTGGGACCCACCGTAGTGTACTCATTCATGCAAGTAGCAGGTATAACAAACGATCACCTAATTAGCTGCTTCAGATTCCACGAATGCGTAATGGCAGCAGAGGGAAAGGAAGTGAATGAGGTCATTTTGGATGGTGTTGATGAAAAGAAAACAGGTGAAGCGATGGAACCGGAAATACGCAGGGCTATAGATGAACTGAGTCTCGCTTTGGAATGA